The sequence below is a genomic window from Brevibacillus laterosporus.
GAAATTCACCTATATGATAGGTTATACCCGCTTTTGTTACAGCTTGTTTGTTTTGCATATCCTCTAGATATAGAGCGATCTCTTCATCCATCGCTCCCATGATTCCGATGATCATTTCATCTCTCCCTCTAACGCTTTACTCTTCCTCTGCCATTTCCTTCGTGCTTTGACGATACTCAATGCGATGCGGCAATAGTACAATATGATCTTCAACTTGTTCATTATTCATATACTTGGTTAACAACCTCATAGCAACAGCCCCAATATCATACATCGGTTGAACAACCGTAGACAGGCGAGGGCGTACCATTTCTGCCAGACGCACATTGTCATGACCGATTACTTCCACATCTTCTGGTACAGAGTGTCCCAAATCCTGTACAGCATGAATCGCTCCAATAGCCATTTCATCGCTTGCTGCAAATACTGCTGTTGGCGGTTCTGCTAGTTTCATGAAGTCTCCCATGCTTTGCAAGCCTGATTCATAGCGGAAAGAACCATTGGCAACCAAATTCTCATCATAAGACAAACCTGCATCCAGTAACGCTTGTTTGTATCCCTCAAAGCGTACGAGTCCTTCTAGCGGATAAGACATTGGTCCGGTAATGATTGCAATACGCTTATGCCCACGTCTAATGAGAGCTTGGGTAGCATCATAAGCCGCTTGGAAGTGATCAATGGTCACGGCAGGCAATTTTCCTTCTGGATCACGAGTAGCTGCCAAAACAGTTGGAATGGAAGCCGTTTTTAAAGAATGGAAATGTTCTTCTTTAATTTCAGCGCCCATGAACAACAAGCCATCTACTTGTTTTTCTAATAAGGTATTAATTAATTGCAATTCTTTTTCCAAACGGTGGTCAGAGTTGCAGAGAATGATGTTGTA
It includes:
- the ccpA gene encoding catabolite control protein A; translated protein: MPITIYDVAREAGVSMATVSRVVNGNPNVKPLTRKKVMTAIERLGYRPNAVARGLASKKTTTVGVIIPDISSQFFSELARGIEDIATMYKYNIILCNSDHRLEKELQLINTLLEKQVDGLLFMGAEIKEEHFHSLKTASIPTVLAATRDPEGKLPAVTIDHFQAAYDATQALIRRGHKRIAIITGPMSYPLEGLVRFEGYKQALLDAGLSYDENLVANGSFRYESGLQSMGDFMKLAEPPTAVFAASDEMAIGAIHAVQDLGHSVPEDVEVIGHDNVRLAEMVRPRLSTVVQPMYDIGAVAMRLLTKYMNNEQVEDHIVLLPHRIEYRQSTKEMAEEE